In Chiloscyllium plagiosum isolate BGI_BamShark_2017 chromosome 35, ASM401019v2, whole genome shotgun sequence, a genomic segment contains:
- the thyn1 gene encoding thymocyte nuclear protein 1 isoform X1, translating into MSQKNKKRGGNGKSIELIEPAAKSAKKELDNSTEDVTKKSSTSDSRKAAKSSVEDKGNKEAHSFWLMKSEPESRIENGVDVKFGVEDLKAQQNQTACWDGVRNYQARNFMKAMKLGQLAFFYHSNCKEPGIAALVKVVKESYIDHTQFDKKDPHYDPRSTKQNPKWFMVDVQFVRMMKRYISLAELKRHHQEHKTKDGPLKNMALFTRARLSVQPVTKEEFDFVLSLEDQKPV; encoded by the exons ATGtctcaaaaaaacaaaaaacgtGGTGGAAATGGAAAATCAA TAGAATTAATTGAACCAGCTGCCAAATCTGCTAAAAAAGAACTGGATAACTCAACTGAAGATGTAACTAAAAAAAGTTCAACCAGTGACAGTAGAAAGGCAGCAAAGTCATCTGTAGAGGATAAAGGCAACAAAGAAGCACATAGCTTTTGGCTGATGAAATCAGAACCAGAAAGCCGAATTGAAAATGGTGTTGATGTGAAG TTTGGAGTTGAGGATTTGAAGGCACAACAAAATCAGACGGCATGCTGGGATGGTGTTCGGAACTACCAG GCTCGAAATTTCATGAAAGCTATGAAGTTGGGACAGCTGGCCTTTTTCTACCACAGCAATTGCAAAGAGCCTGGAATTGCTGCACTTGTCAAG GTCGTAAAGGAATCTTACATTGATCACACACAGTTTGACAAGAAAGATCCTCATTATGATCCCAGAAGCACAAAGCAAAATCCAAAGTGGTTCATG GTGGATGTGCAATTTGTGAGGATGATGAAACGTTACATCTCTCTGGCTGAATTGAAGAGACACCATCAAGAACACAAAACAAAGGATGGTCCACTGAAAAACATGGCACTGTTTACCAGGGCTAGGCTTTCTGTGCAGCCAGTAACCAAAG AGGAGTTTGACTTTGTACTGAGCCTTGAAGACCAAAAGCCAGTTTAA
- the thyn1 gene encoding thymocyte nuclear protein 1 isoform X2, whose amino-acid sequence MSQKNKKRGGNGKSKLIEPAAKSAKKELDNSTEDVTKKSSTSDSRKAAKSSVEDKGNKEAHSFWLMKSEPESRIENGVDVKFGVEDLKAQQNQTACWDGVRNYQARNFMKAMKLGQLAFFYHSNCKEPGIAALVKVVKESYIDHTQFDKKDPHYDPRSTKQNPKWFMVDVQFVRMMKRYISLAELKRHHQEHKTKDGPLKNMALFTRARLSVQPVTKEEFDFVLSLEDQKPV is encoded by the exons ATGtctcaaaaaaacaaaaaacgtGGTGGAAATGGAAAATCAA AATTAATTGAACCAGCTGCCAAATCTGCTAAAAAAGAACTGGATAACTCAACTGAAGATGTAACTAAAAAAAGTTCAACCAGTGACAGTAGAAAGGCAGCAAAGTCATCTGTAGAGGATAAAGGCAACAAAGAAGCACATAGCTTTTGGCTGATGAAATCAGAACCAGAAAGCCGAATTGAAAATGGTGTTGATGTGAAG TTTGGAGTTGAGGATTTGAAGGCACAACAAAATCAGACGGCATGCTGGGATGGTGTTCGGAACTACCAG GCTCGAAATTTCATGAAAGCTATGAAGTTGGGACAGCTGGCCTTTTTCTACCACAGCAATTGCAAAGAGCCTGGAATTGCTGCACTTGTCAAG GTCGTAAAGGAATCTTACATTGATCACACACAGTTTGACAAGAAAGATCCTCATTATGATCCCAGAAGCACAAAGCAAAATCCAAAGTGGTTCATG GTGGATGTGCAATTTGTGAGGATGATGAAACGTTACATCTCTCTGGCTGAATTGAAGAGACACCATCAAGAACACAAAACAAAGGATGGTCCACTGAAAAACATGGCACTGTTTACCAGGGCTAGGCTTTCTGTGCAGCCAGTAACCAAAG AGGAGTTTGACTTTGTACTGAGCCTTGAAGACCAAAAGCCAGTTTAA
- the thyn1 gene encoding thymocyte nuclear protein 1 isoform X3, whose protein sequence is MKSEPESRIENGVDVKFGVEDLKAQQNQTACWDGVRNYQARNFMKAMKLGQLAFFYHSNCKEPGIAALVKVVKESYIDHTQFDKKDPHYDPRSTKQNPKWFMVDVQFVRMMKRYISLAELKRHHQEHKTKDGPLKNMALFTRARLSVQPVTKEEFDFVLSLEDQKPV, encoded by the exons ATGAAATCAGAACCAGAAAGCCGAATTGAAAATGGTGTTGATGTGAAG TTTGGAGTTGAGGATTTGAAGGCACAACAAAATCAGACGGCATGCTGGGATGGTGTTCGGAACTACCAG GCTCGAAATTTCATGAAAGCTATGAAGTTGGGACAGCTGGCCTTTTTCTACCACAGCAATTGCAAAGAGCCTGGAATTGCTGCACTTGTCAAG GTCGTAAAGGAATCTTACATTGATCACACACAGTTTGACAAGAAAGATCCTCATTATGATCCCAGAAGCACAAAGCAAAATCCAAAGTGGTTCATG GTGGATGTGCAATTTGTGAGGATGATGAAACGTTACATCTCTCTGGCTGAATTGAAGAGACACCATCAAGAACACAAAACAAAGGATGGTCCACTGAAAAACATGGCACTGTTTACCAGGGCTAGGCTTTCTGTGCAGCCAGTAACCAAAG AGGAGTTTGACTTTGTACTGAGCCTTGAAGACCAAAAGCCAGTTTAA